From one bacterium genomic stretch:
- a CDS encoding response regulator, whose translation MNSSKALLFVDDEPEILDILSDLFQDEGYNLYTATRVDEALDIIENNNVDFVLSDLKLPDSSGVNLLEKVKVLNPETVRVLTSGYLDIGFGCITEDKHSGTIMVSKPWDLNTLKQLVAEKIGA comes from the coding sequence ATGAACAGCAGTAAAGCTTTACTCTTTGTAGATGATGAACCTGAAATTCTGGATATACTAAGCGACCTCTTTCAAGATGAAGGTTACAACCTTTACACTGCAACACGGGTTGATGAAGCTCTCGATATTATTGAAAATAACAATGTTGATTTTGTACTTTCCGATCTGAAATTGCCGGATTCGTCAGGTGTGAATCTGCTGGAAAAAGTCAAAGTACTTAACCCTGAAACGGTTCGTGTCCTTACATCAGGTTACCTTGATATTGGATTCGGCTGTATAACAGAAGATAAACACAGCGGAACAATTATGGTTTCAAAACCCTGGGATCTAAATACTCTAAAACAGCTTGTTGCAGAAAAAATCGGTGCCTGA
- a CDS encoding PAS domain S-box protein has product MDKKKVLFIDDDKKFREIAESAFKNNKDYDCYLCESGKEGLGKIGKISPNIVIVDYFLPDISGEELYIKFIADKKNKFIRDIPFIALTTNGQADRSHLYNLGFNAILAKPFTSSEIIEFVEDALIAHKVKMEEIQFWETIREAKDFLERVVENTLDAILTTDNKGVITYCNSACEEMLGFTFEEVIGEKVNFLFVNGSEEMLKIYELLKKSNQITNYNARVKDKKGDIFNLNLSVCRMKNSSNQIVGSLVIARKSDPGNNINIELNDSERVATIIETAIAVNHAINNPLVPILGNAQILLQDKKIVDEDIRNRLRIIVKNALRIKEITQKLAHISHPVTVEYFKGTKMLDIEHSL; this is encoded by the coding sequence ATGGATAAAAAGAAAGTACTCTTTATTGATGATGATAAGAAATTCAGAGAAATTGCGGAATCAGCATTTAAAAATAATAAGGACTATGATTGCTATTTATGTGAATCAGGTAAAGAAGGGCTTGGAAAAATTGGAAAGATAAGCCCGAATATTGTAATTGTAGATTATTTCCTCCCGGATATTTCCGGAGAGGAACTTTATATTAAATTTATTGCAGATAAGAAAAATAAATTCATCAGAGACATACCTTTTATTGCATTAACCACAAACGGGCAGGCAGACAGATCGCATCTTTATAATCTTGGATTTAACGCTATTCTGGCAAAACCTTTTACCAGCTCGGAAATAATTGAATTTGTTGAAGATGCTCTAATTGCACATAAAGTCAAGATGGAAGAGATTCAATTTTGGGAGACAATTAGAGAAGCAAAAGATTTTCTTGAACGTGTAGTTGAAAATACACTTGATGCTATATTGACAACTGATAATAAGGGTGTCATTACTTATTGTAACAGCGCGTGTGAAGAGATGCTTGGATTTACCTTTGAAGAAGTAATAGGAGAAAAGGTAAATTTTTTATTTGTTAATGGCTCTGAAGAGATGCTTAAGATTTATGAACTCCTAAAAAAGAGCAATCAGATTACAAATTACAATGCCAGGGTAAAAGACAAAAAAGGAGATATATTCAATCTCAACCTTTCTGTGTGCAGGATGAAAAACAGTTCCAATCAAATTGTAGGATCTCTTGTAATTGCCAGAAAGAGTGACCCGGGCAATAACATTAATATAGAATTAAACGATTCTGAAAGGGTTGCAACAATTATTGAAACTGCAATTGCGGTAAATCATGCAATTAATAATCCACTTGTACCAATTTTAGGCAATGCTCAAATTTTATTACAAGACAAAAAAATAGTAGATGAAGATATAAGAAACAGGCTTCGAATTATCGTTAAAAATGCCTTAAGGATAAAAGAAATCACCCAAAAACTTGCACATATCTCGCATCCTGTTACTGTAGAGTATTTTAAAGGTACAAAGATGCTTGATATTGAGCATTCTCTCTAA
- a CDS encoding PAS domain S-box protein, with protein sequence MGDAIIATDTKGRITRMNPVAANLTGWTTGKAEGRPLTQVLNIMNAKTGKKVINPASKVLKNGEIAGLANHTVLIAKDGKEYQIADLASPIRDSAGCF encoded by the coding sequence ATTGGTGACGCGATTATTGCCACCGACACAAAGGGGCGGATTACCAGAATGAATCCGGTGGCCGCAAATCTCACCGGCTGGACAACCGGGAAAGCTGAAGGAAGGCCTCTAACTCAAGTCTTAAATATTATGAATGCTAAAACCGGTAAGAAAGTCATCAATCCGGCCAGTAAGGTACTTAAAAATGGTGAAATTGCAGGGCTTGCCAATCACACAGTGCTCATTGCAAAGGACGGGAAAGAATATCAGATTGCTGATTTGGCTTCACCTATTCGGGATTCTGCCGGCTGCTTTTAG